The proteins below are encoded in one region of Salvelinus alpinus chromosome 27, SLU_Salpinus.1, whole genome shotgun sequence:
- the LOC139556485 gene encoding zona pellucida sperm-binding protein 3-like isoform X2, producing MMATILRVMLKQVILFLLVVNFISPALSHTYSTDPWQRQLPNRVPQIGNLPFKQHQRHQQTISRPVPVKTATVTCFSDYMEIVVNADLFKIGILIDMADLRLGVEQYQAQESCRATVSAAGDEYRIFAALSDCGTKHMLNEDSLIYTNLLRYTPRATPDGVIRMEGAVIPIECHYERKYSLNSVSLQSTWIPFTATVSAEDTLQFSLMLMTSDWLYERGSGVYFLGDPINVEVSVRLAHHTRLRVFVSSCVATLDPDWYSVPRYIFIENDGCLMDSLLPGSNSRFMRRTQDDKLRFHIDAFRFHQEDRAELYITCHLMAVPVMDHAEPSNKACSFIDGRWKSADENDLLCGRCPSLNSHKGVAPARRPLSERVGSSPPEPPGYHSNPPASGDHWRSGMETNKVWQQHATLGPVIVFPTKQKGTLLSPRTKEGVHTHGLPSATDNARPVSPSSHWESGMDFKRGPYFGQSQNAGSHGPNKHGFVSAATYDGIRQKELIERRELEPTPDPQLNSTPEPIGAKITTEKEGLIQETDVKPLVEKHNDLDRWNS from the exons ATGATGGCAACCATTCTCAGGGTAATGTTAAAGCAAGTGATTTTGTTCTTACTGGTGGTAAACTTCATCTCTCCTGCTCTTTCACATACGTACAGCACTGACCCATGGCAACGACAACTTCCAAACCGAGTGCCCCAAATTGGCAATCTGCCCTTTAAACAGCATCAACGTCACCAACAAACCATTTCCAGACCAGTTCCAGTGAAAACTGCCACTGTGACGTGCTTTTCAGACTACATGGAGATAGTCGTGAATGCTGATTTGTTTAAAATTGGTATACTTATCGACATGGCTGACCTGCGCCTTGGCGTTGAACAGTACCAAGCTCAAGAGTCCTGTAGGGCTACAGTTTCAGCAGCCGGAGATGAGTACAGAATATTTGCAGCACTATCGGACTGTGGAACCAAGCACATG TTGAACGAAGACTCCTTGATCTACACAAACCTCCTCAGATATACACCCAGAGCCACACCAGATGGGGTTATCCGAATGGAGGGTGCTGTAATCCCAATTGAGTGTCACTACGAAAG GAAGTACAGTTTGAACAGTGTCTCTCTCCAGTCGACCTGGATCCCCTTTACCGCCACAGTGTCTGCTGAGGACACCCTGCAGTTCTCCTTGATGCTCATGACAA GTGACTGGCTTTATGAGCGGGGTTCGGGAGTCTACTTCCTGGGTGATCCCATCAACGTGGAGGTGTCTGTCAGGCTCGCTCACCACACCAGGCTCAGGGTCTTTGTTAGCAGCTGCGTGGCAACACTGGACCCTGACTGGTACTCTGTCCCCAGATACATCTTCATTGAGAATGATGG GTGCTTGATGGATTCCCTGTTGCCTGGCTCCAACTCCAGGTTCATGCGTAGAACCCAGGACGACAAGCTCCGGTTCCACATTGATGCCTTTAGGTTCCATCAGGAGGACAGGGCGGAG CTGTACATCACGTGCCACCTTATGGCAGTACCTGTCATGGACCATGCAGAACCTAGCAACAAGGCATGCTCCTTCATCGATGGCAG GTGGAAGTCCGCCGACGAGAATGATTTGTTATGTGGCCGTTGTCCAAGTCTGAATAGCCATAAGGGGGTCGCTCCAGCACGCCGCCCCCTCAGTGAAAGAGTAGGCAGTAGCCCACCTGAACCTCCTGGTTACCACAGCAACCCCCCAGCCTCTGGCGACCACTGGCGGAGTGGGATGGAGACCAACAAAG TGTGGCAACAGCATGCTACTTTGGGCCCCGTGATTGTCTTCCCAACCAAACAGAAGGGTACACTTCTATCACCACGGACAAAGGAAGGTGTCCATACACATGGCTTACCCTCCGCTACAGACAACGCAAGGCCTGTATCACCTAGCAGTCATTGGGAGAGTGGCATGGACTTCAAGAGAG GACCTTATTTTGGCCAGTCGCAAAATGCGGGTAGTCATGGACCCAATAAACATGGTTTCGTTAGCGCTGCAACGTATGATGGCATCAGGCAGAAAGAACTGATTGAGCGAAGAG AGCTGGAGCCCACCCCAGACCCTCAGTTGAATTCTACCCCTGAGCCCATTGGAGCAAAGATTACCACAGAGAAAGAGGGTCTGATTCAAGAGACGGATGTCAAGCCTTTAGTAGAGAAGCATAATGACCTGGATCGGTGGAACTCATG a
- the LOC139556485 gene encoding zona pellucida sperm-binding protein 3-like isoform X1, translating to MMATILRVMLKQVILFLLVVNFISPALSHTYSTDPWQRQLPNRVPQIGNLPFKQHQRHQQTISRPVPVKTATVTCFSDYMEIVVNADLFKIGILIDMADLRLGVEQYQAQESCRATVSAAGDEYRIFAALSDCGTKHMLNEDSLIYTNLLRYTPRATPDGVIRMEGAVIPIECHYERKYSLNSVSLQSTWIPFTATVSAEDTLQFSLMLMTSDWLYERGSGVYFLGDPINVEVSVRLAHHTRLRVFVSSCVATLDPDWYSVPRYIFIENDGCLMDSLLPGSNSRFMRRTQDDKLRFHIDAFRFHQEDRAELYITCHLMAVPVMDHAEPSNKACSFIDGRWKSADENDLLCGRCPSLNSHKGVAPARRPLSERVGSSPPEPPGYHSNPPASGDHWRSGMETNKVWQQHATLGPVIVFPTKQKGTLLSPRTKEGVHTHGLPSATDNARPVSPSSHWESGMDFKRGPYFGQSQNAGSHGPNKHGFVSAATYDGIRQKELIERRELEPTPDPQLNSTPEPIGAKITTEKEGLIQETDVKPLVEKHNDLDRWNSWY from the exons ATGATGGCAACCATTCTCAGGGTAATGTTAAAGCAAGTGATTTTGTTCTTACTGGTGGTAAACTTCATCTCTCCTGCTCTTTCACATACGTACAGCACTGACCCATGGCAACGACAACTTCCAAACCGAGTGCCCCAAATTGGCAATCTGCCCTTTAAACAGCATCAACGTCACCAACAAACCATTTCCAGACCAGTTCCAGTGAAAACTGCCACTGTGACGTGCTTTTCAGACTACATGGAGATAGTCGTGAATGCTGATTTGTTTAAAATTGGTATACTTATCGACATGGCTGACCTGCGCCTTGGCGTTGAACAGTACCAAGCTCAAGAGTCCTGTAGGGCTACAGTTTCAGCAGCCGGAGATGAGTACAGAATATTTGCAGCACTATCGGACTGTGGAACCAAGCACATG TTGAACGAAGACTCCTTGATCTACACAAACCTCCTCAGATATACACCCAGAGCCACACCAGATGGGGTTATCCGAATGGAGGGTGCTGTAATCCCAATTGAGTGTCACTACGAAAG GAAGTACAGTTTGAACAGTGTCTCTCTCCAGTCGACCTGGATCCCCTTTACCGCCACAGTGTCTGCTGAGGACACCCTGCAGTTCTCCTTGATGCTCATGACAA GTGACTGGCTTTATGAGCGGGGTTCGGGAGTCTACTTCCTGGGTGATCCCATCAACGTGGAGGTGTCTGTCAGGCTCGCTCACCACACCAGGCTCAGGGTCTTTGTTAGCAGCTGCGTGGCAACACTGGACCCTGACTGGTACTCTGTCCCCAGATACATCTTCATTGAGAATGATGG GTGCTTGATGGATTCCCTGTTGCCTGGCTCCAACTCCAGGTTCATGCGTAGAACCCAGGACGACAAGCTCCGGTTCCACATTGATGCCTTTAGGTTCCATCAGGAGGACAGGGCGGAG CTGTACATCACGTGCCACCTTATGGCAGTACCTGTCATGGACCATGCAGAACCTAGCAACAAGGCATGCTCCTTCATCGATGGCAG GTGGAAGTCCGCCGACGAGAATGATTTGTTATGTGGCCGTTGTCCAAGTCTGAATAGCCATAAGGGGGTCGCTCCAGCACGCCGCCCCCTCAGTGAAAGAGTAGGCAGTAGCCCACCTGAACCTCCTGGTTACCACAGCAACCCCCCAGCCTCTGGCGACCACTGGCGGAGTGGGATGGAGACCAACAAAG TGTGGCAACAGCATGCTACTTTGGGCCCCGTGATTGTCTTCCCAACCAAACAGAAGGGTACACTTCTATCACCACGGACAAAGGAAGGTGTCCATACACATGGCTTACCCTCCGCTACAGACAACGCAAGGCCTGTATCACCTAGCAGTCATTGGGAGAGTGGCATGGACTTCAAGAGAG GACCTTATTTTGGCCAGTCGCAAAATGCGGGTAGTCATGGACCCAATAAACATGGTTTCGTTAGCGCTGCAACGTATGATGGCATCAGGCAGAAAGAACTGATTGAGCGAAGAG AGCTGGAGCCCACCCCAGACCCTCAGTTGAATTCTACCCCTGAGCCCATTGGAGCAAAGATTACCACAGAGAAAGAGGGTCTGATTCAAGAGACGGATGTCAAGCCTTTAGTAGAGAAGCATAATGACCTGGATCGGTGGAACTCATGGTACTAA